DNA sequence from the Streptomyces sp. NBC_01497 genome:
CGTAGAGCCGGTGGGCGATGGCGGGATCGCGTTCGAGCTTCGGATCGGTGAGGACCTCGCGAGGCGCGTCCCCGTGGAGTACGAGATCCCGCAACGCGATCTTGTTGGTGGGCACCAGCCCGCCGGCGCGTCCGGCGACCTCCGTGGCCAGGGACTCCGAGTGGCCGGTGCCGAAGGCCTGCACCACCCCGTCCGACCGCAGAGCGCCCGCGATGAGTTCCGCGGCGCGCAGTACCGCCGCGGCCTGCGTGGTGACGACGCGGTCGACCACGTCCTTCGCCGCTGTGAGGAACTCCTGACTGTCCGGCACCCGCACTCCTTGGGAGTCGTTGGAAAGCGTCATGGGAGAGAGCTGGGCATGGAGAAGTTTTCTTCTCCATGGACACGACTTTGCGCGCACCTCTGGGCCAAGTCAATGCCCCCGAGGCAGAATTGGCCGCCGGGGGCAGCGAAGGTTCCGGCCCGGACCGGGAGGTCCCGGACAGCGAGCAGGACGAGGGGGATCGGATGAAGAATAATTCTTCGTCACATCAGGTGGCGGCGCGAGAGACCCCGCAGGCGGGTCCCCTCTCCGCAGGGCCTGTCGGCGGGATCGTCGGCCGCATCCGGGAACTGCTGCCCGGCCTGCCCGAGGCCCAGCGCACCACGGCGGGTCTGATCCTGGACGACCCGGCCGCCGCCGCGCGGATGACCATCCTGGACCTCGCTGACGCGTGCGGGGTGTCCACCGGCTCCATCACACGCTTCTGCCGCACCCTCTCGCTGCCGGGGTACTCGGCCCTGCGCCTCGCGCTCGCCTCCGACACCGGCCGCAACGAACACGAGACCTGGCAGGCCAACATCGGCCGGGACATCTCGGAGAGCGAGGACATCCACGCCGTCGCCTCGGCGATCTCCGCCGGAGTGCGGCACACCGTGGGCGAGACGCTCGCGCGGGTGGACCTCGCCGCCGTGGAGCGGGCCGCCGCGACGATCGCCGCGGCCCGCCGGGTGGAGATCTGCGGGGCGGGCGGCAGCGGCAGCATCGCGGCCGAGTTCCAGCAGCGGGTGTACCGCATCGGCGTGCCCGCCTGGTGGTCCGCCGACACGCAGGTCGCGCTCACGGGCGCCGCTCTGCTGGGTCCGCGCGACGTCCTGCTGGCCGTGTCCCACAGCGGGCTCACACGGGAGATCACCGACCTTGCGGCGGAGGCCGCGTCCCGTGGCGCGACGACCGTCGCCGTGGTCGGCGACCCGGAGTCACCCCTCGCGCGCCGGGTGGACACGGTCCTCGCCACGACGGTGACGCACGAGGGGCCGGCGGGTCACACGATCCTCAGCAGGCACGCCCAGATGGCGGTGCTCGACCTGCTCTACATCGCCGTGGCCCAGCGCACGTACGACCAGAGCACCGAGGCGATGGCGGCCACCAGCGAGGCCGTACGCCCGTACAAGCACCCGCACGGACAGGGATAGCCGGCTTCCCCCGTCACTTCCGACTCCCCGAGGAGCGCATCGTGCCCGGCAGCAACGGCAGCAACGGCAGCAACGGCAGCAACGGCAGCACCAACGCCGGTAGCAACACCGGCAACGCCGGCAGCAGCGTCCGCGTGCCGACGTCGGCGCCGGACCTCGTCCTCGGCATCGACGCCGGCGGCACCCGTACCCGCGCGGCGCTCGCCCCCGGGGGACCGCGGGCCGGCGCGGGCGGCGACTGCGGTCTCCTCGCGACCGGTACATCGGGCCCCGGCAACGCGCTGTCCGAGTCGCCCGACGTACTCACGGCCCATCTGCGCGAGGCGATGGCCGCCGCGGTACCGCCCGAACTGCGCTCGCGCGTCCGGGCCGTCGCGGCGGGTCTCGCCGGGTGCTCCGCCCAGCCCGGTGACGCCGGATCGCGGGCGGCACGGTCCGCACTCACCCGTGCGCTCGCCGATCTCGCCATACGGCCCCGCCTCGTGAGTGTGCACAGCGACACGGAAGTGGCCTTCGCCGCCGCGCCCGGGCCGCCCGCCGACGGCCTGGTCCTCGTCGCGGGTACGGGCGCCGTGGCGGCCCGCATCACCGACGGTGTCACCGTCGCCACCTCGGACGGGAACGGCTGGCTCCTCGGCGACGGCGGCAGCGGCTTCTGGATCGGCCGCAGAGCGGTCCGGGCCGCCCTCGCCGAGTTGGACGGCCGCGGTGCTCCGACCCTGCTGGGGGCGGCGGTTCGCGCCTACTACCTCGGCGAGGCGGAGGGCGTCGACGAGGCCTGCGGCACGCGGCCCTCTCCGGCCGAGGTCCGGGACCGGCTCGTGCACGCCGTGCACGAGCGGCCCGTGATCGACCTGGCCGGACTCAGTCCCGCGGTCGCCGACGCGGCGCGCCGCGGGGACCGGGTGGCCCGCAGGATCCTGGCGGGCGCGGCGAAGCGACTGGCGGCGACGCTGGCTCCGCTGCGCCCGGGGCCGGACGATCTCCTCGTCACCACCGGGGGCCTGCTCGGCCCGGAGGGCG
Encoded proteins:
- a CDS encoding N-acetylglucosamine kinase; this encodes MPGSNGSNGSNGSNGSTNAGSNTGNAGSSVRVPTSAPDLVLGIDAGGTRTRAALAPGGPRAGAGGDCGLLATGTSGPGNALSESPDVLTAHLREAMAAAVPPELRSRVRAVAAGLAGCSAQPGDAGSRAARSALTRALADLAIRPRLVSVHSDTEVAFAAAPGPPADGLVLVAGTGAVAARITDGVTVATSDGNGWLLGDGGSGFWIGRRAVRAALAELDGRGAPTLLGAAVRAYYLGEAEGVDEACGTRPSPAEVRDRLVHAVHERPVIDLAGLSPAVADAARRGDRVARRILAGAAKRLAATLAPLRPGPDDLLVTTGGLLGPEGVLLPALRRRLAPGGPVPHPVSDGLPGATALARAALTASRERA
- a CDS encoding MurR/RpiR family transcriptional regulator, producing the protein MKNNSSSHQVAARETPQAGPLSAGPVGGIVGRIRELLPGLPEAQRTTAGLILDDPAAAARMTILDLADACGVSTGSITRFCRTLSLPGYSALRLALASDTGRNEHETWQANIGRDISESEDIHAVASAISAGVRHTVGETLARVDLAAVERAAATIAAARRVEICGAGGSGSIAAEFQQRVYRIGVPAWWSADTQVALTGAALLGPRDVLLAVSHSGLTREITDLAAEAASRGATTVAVVGDPESPLARRVDTVLATTVTHEGPAGHTILSRHAQMAVLDLLYIAVAQRTYDQSTEAMAATSEAVRPYKHPHGQG